A segment of the Thermoplasmatales archaeon genome:
GATAAAGATGAGCCATCACCATACGCAGCAATGGTCGCAGCCCAGAGAGTAGCTGAGGAGCTAAAAGAAAAAGGAGTGGATTCATTGCATATAAAGGTAAGGGGAATAGGAAGGGGAAGGAGTAAAAGCCCCGG
Coding sequences within it:
- the rpsK gene encoding 30S ribosomal protein S11 codes for the protein MVKWGIAHIFSSHNNTIITVTDITGAETLAKCSGGMVVKSDKDEPSPYAAMVAAQRVAEELKEKGVDSLHIKVRGIGRGRSKSPG